In one window of Agrobacterium larrymoorei DNA:
- a CDS encoding NfeD family protein: MIHKLVADLGPWSWWIFAAILLVAELAAPGVFLIWIGAAALVVGALSLALWGTAFWGWQVQLLLFAVLSVTFAIAGRRFYDKRRANTDEPFLNQREASLIGRTATLQEPITEGRGRIRLDDTWWPVQGSDQPAGTRVRIASAHGRTLTVERFDG; this comes from the coding sequence ATGATCCATAAGCTCGTCGCCGATCTCGGTCCGTGGAGCTGGTGGATATTCGCCGCCATTCTTTTGGTGGCGGAACTGGCAGCGCCCGGCGTATTCCTGATCTGGATCGGCGCTGCCGCCCTCGTTGTCGGCGCCCTGTCGCTTGCCCTTTGGGGCACGGCGTTCTGGGGCTGGCAGGTGCAATTGCTGCTCTTTGCCGTCCTCTCCGTCACCTTCGCCATTGCCGGTCGCCGCTTCTATGACAAGCGCCGCGCCAATACCGACGAGCCTTTCCTGAACCAGCGCGAAGCAAGCCTGATCGGCAGAACCGCGACCCTTCAGGAACCCATCACCGAAGGCCGTGGCCGCATCCGTCTCGACGATACTTGGTGGCCCGTTCAAGGCTCCGACCAACCCGCCGGAACCCGCGTTCGCATCGCCTCTGCCCATGGCCGAACGCTGACCGTGGAAAGATTCGACGGTTGA
- a CDS encoding outer membrane beta-barrel protein — protein sequence MICHSTAIRLSTLRKAAITLLACTCLCPAGAWAQAQTQQNANQANATSSNGTTTLQSADPFPDQFDLSVTQDDQPPVLNVVPQPRPDTETTGSIRATTNPGDAVSEPPDEAVEPVDTRENTFATTIDGGENLTIDDGTVPGIRIGTLTLRPSISQTLNHENKKFPTYSTSRNYLTTGIRGTLTSDWSRHALTVTGEGNYQRNLGGGDAGEQPSANIQADLRLDLGDATQANLTAGYEFSREDTNDPNAISGATVQGGEHVFTAGASVERNIGILKALAALDLSRTIYTDAKGVNGQSISLADRDRFGAGLRGRIGYELSPALVPFLEVTASLSDYDQKRDDTGYARSSQSYGAKVGTQIDLGEKWRGEVAAGYLRREYDDSRLAAINALTTDGNLIWSPRRGTDINFNLRTTIEDFAGGPRGGWVSRQFTTGLTQQLRSDLVARLTAGLERRSYLTSSIRDETEYVLGAGLTWNINRYLDFTTDLNYEITPVSDNSQWRIGAGLTLRR from the coding sequence ATGATTTGTCATAGCACCGCGATACGTCTGTCGACGTTGCGGAAAGCAGCCATTACGCTGCTGGCTTGCACATGTCTTTGCCCCGCCGGCGCGTGGGCACAGGCCCAGACGCAGCAGAATGCCAATCAGGCCAATGCCACATCCAGCAACGGCACCACGACGCTGCAAAGCGCCGATCCCTTTCCAGATCAGTTCGATCTTTCGGTAACGCAGGACGATCAGCCGCCGGTGCTGAATGTCGTGCCTCAACCACGCCCGGACACCGAAACGACCGGCAGCATTCGTGCCACCACCAATCCCGGCGATGCCGTCTCCGAGCCCCCAGATGAAGCGGTGGAGCCCGTCGATACGCGCGAAAACACCTTCGCAACCACGATAGACGGCGGTGAGAACCTCACGATCGACGACGGAACCGTCCCCGGCATTCGCATTGGCACGCTGACGCTTCGCCCCTCGATCAGCCAGACGCTGAACCATGAAAACAAGAAGTTCCCAACCTACTCCACCAGCCGCAATTACCTGACGACGGGTATTCGCGGCACCCTGACCAGCGATTGGTCTCGCCACGCGCTGACAGTGACCGGTGAAGGCAACTACCAGCGCAATCTGGGCGGCGGCGATGCGGGTGAGCAGCCAAGCGCCAATATACAGGCCGATCTGCGGCTCGATCTGGGAGATGCCACGCAGGCGAACCTGACAGCCGGTTACGAATTCAGCCGCGAAGATACCAACGATCCAAACGCAATCTCCGGCGCCACCGTGCAGGGTGGCGAACATGTTTTCACTGCCGGGGCATCGGTGGAACGCAATATCGGCATTTTGAAAGCACTTGCCGCGCTGGATCTATCGCGAACGATCTACACCGATGCAAAGGGCGTCAACGGCCAGTCGATCAGTCTTGCCGACCGCGACCGCTTTGGCGCTGGTTTGCGCGGACGGATCGGTTATGAGCTTTCGCCTGCTCTCGTGCCTTTTCTGGAAGTCACCGCCTCGTTGAGCGATTATGATCAGAAGCGGGACGATACCGGCTATGCGCGCTCCTCGCAGAGCTACGGCGCAAAGGTTGGCACGCAGATCGACCTCGGCGAAAAGTGGCGAGGCGAAGTGGCGGCGGGCTATCTGCGCCGAGAGTATGACGACAGCCGCCTGGCAGCAATCAACGCCCTCACCACGGATGGAAACCTGATCTGGTCTCCGCGCCGGGGAACGGACATCAACTTCAACCTTCGCACCACCATCGAGGATTTTGCCGGTGGCCCGCGCGGCGGCTGGGTTTCACGGCAGTTCACCACCGGCCTGACCCAGCAATTGCGCAGCGATCTCGTGGCGCGACTGACCGCGGGGCTGGAGCGGCGCAGCTATCTCACATCAAGCATCCGGGACGAAACGGAATATGTTCTGGGCGCAGGGCTGACGTGGAACATCAACCGCTACCTCGATTTCACCACCGACCTTAACTATGAAATCACGCCCGTCAGCGACAACAGCCAATGGCGGATCGGCGCGGGGCTGACGCTACGGCGATAA
- a CDS encoding Hsp20 family protein yields the protein MRHVDFSPLYRSTVGFDRLFSMLDGIGQPEQAQAYPPYNIERTGDNAYRITMAVAGFDETELSIESRANVLTIKAEKASDTTKASEGEFLYRGIATRAFERRFQLADHVEVQNASLKNGLLHIDLLRNIPEAMKPRRITIATDVSDEPKQIEAQVTPAQVN from the coding sequence ATGCGTCACGTTGATTTTTCCCCACTCTATCGTTCCACCGTCGGCTTCGACCGCCTGTTTTCGATGCTCGACGGCATCGGCCAGCCGGAACAGGCACAGGCCTATCCGCCCTATAATATCGAGCGCACGGGCGATAATGCCTACCGCATAACCATGGCGGTTGCCGGTTTTGATGAAACCGAACTCAGCATCGAATCCCGGGCAAATGTGCTGACGATCAAGGCCGAAAAGGCGAGTGACACCACCAAGGCATCCGAGGGCGAGTTCCTCTATCGCGGCATCGCCACGCGCGCCTTCGAGCGCCGCTTCCAGCTTGCCGATCACGTAGAGGTGCAGAATGCTTCGCTGAAGAACGGTCTGCTTCACATCGACCTTCTTCGCAACATCCCCGAAGCCATGAAGCCCCGCCGCATCACTATTGCGACCGATGTGTCCGATGAGCCGAAGCAGATCGAGGCTCAGGTAACGCCCGCTCAGGTCAACTGA
- a CDS encoding carbon-nitrogen hydrolase family protein has protein sequence MSRRIRIAAAQISSGPDMAENLEAVLSAIEKAAEAGAALAILPEAASFWFGGDVREQAQPLDGPFANAIRAKAKECGITVSVGMFEPAGDGRVYNTLLITGPEGETAYRKVHLFDAFGAKESDTVAPGKDYVTTEIAGVRIGFATCFDLRFADQFAALGRQGAEVIAVSASWGDGPAKAEQWDLLLRARAMDAQSWLVACGQAWRPPQGTAPLGIGRSAVVDPVGMVRAQLPGSVGMLVHDIDLDMVQDIRTRIPVLSHGS, from the coding sequence ATGTCACGACGCATCCGCATCGCCGCGGCTCAAATCAGCAGTGGGCCGGATATGGCCGAAAATCTGGAAGCCGTCCTCTCTGCAATCGAGAAGGCAGCCGAGGCCGGGGCGGCTTTGGCGATATTGCCGGAAGCGGCGAGTTTCTGGTTCGGTGGCGATGTGCGTGAGCAGGCTCAACCTCTGGATGGGCCCTTTGCCAATGCCATTCGTGCCAAGGCGAAGGAGTGCGGCATCACAGTCAGTGTCGGCATGTTCGAGCCGGCGGGTGACGGGCGCGTTTACAATACGCTGCTGATCACCGGCCCGGAGGGCGAGACCGCCTATCGCAAGGTGCATCTCTTCGATGCTTTCGGCGCAAAGGAATCCGACACGGTTGCTCCGGGCAAGGACTACGTGACGACCGAAATCGCCGGTGTGCGGATCGGCTTTGCCACCTGCTTCGATCTTCGCTTTGCCGATCAGTTTGCCGCCCTTGGTCGTCAGGGTGCGGAAGTCATCGCGGTCAGCGCCTCCTGGGGCGATGGGCCTGCGAAGGCAGAGCAGTGGGATCTACTGCTGCGCGCCCGCGCCATGGATGCGCAGAGCTGGCTGGTAGCGTGCGGACAGGCATGGCGCCCGCCGCAGGGAACGGCCCCTCTCGGCATCGGTCGCAGCGCCGTGGTCGATCCTGTTGGCATGGTGCGCGCGCAGCTGCCGGGGAGTGTAGGCATGCTGGTGCATGATATCGATCTGGACATGGTGCAGGATATCCGCACGCGCATTCCTGTGCTGTCTCACGGTTCGTGA
- a CDS encoding lytic murein transglycosylase → MKQMILSPICSKFRKFGCVAIAGLTIALTPVTANADAGFRQWINQFYATAAKEGISKATYQKAFAGVTEPDPDALRKATYQPEFTTQIWDYLDSRVNPYTVRIGREMKIKHATTLNWIERNFKVDKHIILAIWSMESNYGAVLEKPERLHNIPQALATLAYSDPKRAKFGRTQLIAALKILQAGDVTPKQLTGSWAGAMGHTQFIPTSYLLYAVDADGNGKRDIWHSVPDALATAANLLAKNGWEPGRTWGYEAAVPQGGSRYANQTKSLAEWQKLGFLRPNGKGFPRGSDRATLKLQGGSNGPGFLMTKNFFTIKKYNASDSYALAVGLLADEIAGYGGMQQSWPRPDGTLDIKEKFELQTRMKELGYYDGEIDGNFGSGSKAAISAIQRRMGMENDGEPSQRLLRALRN, encoded by the coding sequence ATGAAACAGATGATCCTTTCCCCCATCTGCTCCAAGTTCCGTAAATTTGGCTGCGTGGCAATCGCTGGCCTCACCATTGCCTTGACCCCCGTTACGGCAAATGCAGATGCGGGTTTCAGACAGTGGATCAACCAGTTCTATGCCACCGCCGCCAAGGAGGGCATATCCAAGGCGACCTACCAGAAGGCATTCGCAGGCGTGACCGAGCCCGACCCGGACGCCCTACGCAAGGCAACCTATCAGCCTGAATTCACCACACAGATCTGGGATTATCTCGACAGCCGCGTGAACCCTTATACGGTGCGCATCGGTCGCGAGATGAAGATCAAGCATGCGACGACGCTGAACTGGATCGAGCGCAACTTCAAGGTCGACAAGCACATCATTCTGGCCATCTGGTCGATGGAATCGAACTATGGCGCGGTGCTGGAAAAGCCGGAGCGTCTGCACAACATTCCGCAGGCGCTGGCCACGCTCGCCTATTCCGATCCTAAGCGCGCCAAATTCGGGCGCACGCAGCTGATCGCCGCGCTGAAGATTCTGCAGGCTGGCGACGTGACACCGAAGCAGCTTACCGGCTCCTGGGCGGGGGCAATGGGTCATACGCAATTCATTCCCACCAGCTATCTGCTCTACGCGGTCGATGCCGATGGCAATGGCAAGCGCGATATCTGGCACTCGGTACCGGATGCGCTGGCCACAGCCGCAAACCTTCTGGCCAAGAATGGCTGGGAGCCCGGCAGAACATGGGGTTACGAGGCCGCGGTTCCGCAGGGCGGCTCGCGCTATGCCAATCAGACGAAATCCCTGGCCGAATGGCAGAAGCTCGGCTTCCTCCGCCCCAATGGCAAGGGCTTCCCGCGCGGTTCCGACCGTGCGACGCTGAAATTGCAGGGCGGCTCCAACGGGCCGGGCTTCCTGATGACGAAGAACTTCTTCACCATCAAGAAATATAATGCGTCGGACAGTTACGCGCTGGCAGTGGGCCTGCTGGCGGATGAGATTGCCGGTTACGGCGGCATGCAGCAGAGCTGGCCGCGCCCGGATGGCACGCTGGACATCAAGGAAAAGTTCGAGCTCCAGACGCGCATGAAGGAACTCGGCTATTATGATGGCGAGATCGACGGCAATTTCGGCTCCGGTTCCAAGGCCGCGATCAGCGCGATCCAGAGACGCATGGGCATGGAAAATGATGGCGAGCCATCACAAAGGCTGCTGCGGGCGCTGCGCAACTGA
- a CDS encoding KpsF/GutQ family sugar-phosphate isomerase, which yields MITRAAALIENNAIESALRTVSIERNGLAALEKALANGLGDPFAKAVDIIGNASGRLIITGVGKSGHIGAKLAATFASTGTPAFFVHAAEANHGDLGMIGGNDVVLAISKGGESVELRSIINYTRRFAIPLIALTCNRAGSLAKASDTVLLIPDEQEACPHGLAPTTSTMMQLALGDALAIALLEARKFTAGDFRVFHPGGKLGASLTLVGDIMHTGDRVPLVSQGTPMPEAVGILARKHFGCVAVLDADGRLCGIVTEGDMARHLTRNLSELSVDDIMTRTPKTVTKEVLATAALATLEKHHIGALIVIDGDNRPIGLVHFHDLLRIGVA from the coding sequence ATGATCACGAGAGCTGCAGCCCTTATTGAAAACAACGCCATCGAATCCGCTCTGAGAACTGTCTCTATCGAGCGGAACGGACTGGCTGCCCTTGAAAAAGCCCTGGCCAACGGTCTTGGCGATCCTTTCGCGAAGGCTGTCGATATTATCGGCAATGCCAGCGGAAGGCTCATCATTACCGGTGTCGGCAAAAGCGGCCATATCGGCGCCAAGTTGGCGGCCACCTTTGCATCCACCGGCACGCCCGCCTTCTTCGTTCATGCGGCGGAAGCCAATCATGGTGATCTTGGCATGATCGGCGGTAATGATGTGGTGCTGGCCATCTCCAAGGGCGGAGAGAGCGTCGAGCTGCGCAGCATCATCAATTATACGCGCCGTTTCGCCATTCCGCTGATCGCGCTAACCTGCAACAGAGCGGGATCGCTTGCCAAGGCGTCCGACACCGTTCTTCTCATCCCCGATGAGCAGGAAGCCTGCCCGCACGGACTTGCACCCACGACATCCACCATGATGCAGCTTGCGTTGGGCGATGCTCTTGCGATTGCGCTTCTGGAAGCCCGCAAGTTCACCGCCGGTGATTTCCGCGTGTTCCATCCGGGTGGAAAACTCGGCGCGAGCCTCACCCTCGTCGGCGACATCATGCATACGGGCGACAGGGTTCCGCTGGTGTCTCAGGGCACGCCGATGCCGGAAGCGGTCGGCATTCTCGCCCGCAAGCATTTTGGCTGCGTCGCCGTGCTGGATGCGGATGGTCGCCTCTGCGGCATCGTCACCGAAGGCGATATGGCGCGTCATCTCACGCGCAATCTCTCCGAACTCAGCGTGGACGACATCATGACCCGCACGCCGAAGACGGTGACGAAAGAGGTGCTGGCAACCGCTGCCCTTGCAACGCTTGAGAAGCACCACATCGGCGCGCTGATCGTCATCGATGGCGACAATCGTCCCATCGGCCTCGTGCACTTCCACGATCTGTTGCGTATCGGCGTGGCATAA
- the hemH gene encoding ferrochelatase, whose translation MAADMTALPLDHLPKDHPKVTFGKVGVLLVNLGTPDGTDYKSMRRYLAEFLSDKRVIEWSRLYWYPILYGIVLNKRPQKVGKAYEEIWNHEKNESYLRTYTRNQSDLMAQALTDLPNVVVDWGMRYGNPSIASKIDALKEQGCEKILLFPLYPQYAAATTATVNDKAFEHLMKMRWQPALRTVPPYHDDETYIDALANSVKNHLATLDWEPEKLIASFHGIPQSYFKQGDPYHCQCMKTGRLLRERLGLEKDRFMITFQSRFGPEEWLQPYTDKTVEKLASEGVKRIAVMNPGFVSDCLETLEEIAGEAGEIFLHNGGEKFTHIPCLNDSADGMRVLEKVVRRELQGWV comes from the coding sequence ATGGCCGCAGATATGACCGCACTTCCTCTAGACCATCTTCCCAAGGATCATCCGAAAGTTACTTTCGGCAAAGTCGGCGTTCTGCTCGTCAATCTAGGGACGCCGGATGGCACGGATTACAAGTCGATGCGTCGGTATCTGGCGGAGTTTTTGAGCGACAAGCGCGTCATCGAATGGTCTCGCCTTTACTGGTATCCGATCCTTTACGGCATCGTGCTGAACAAGCGCCCGCAGAAGGTGGGCAAGGCCTATGAGGAAATCTGGAACCACGAGAAGAACGAGAGCTATCTGCGCACTTATACCCGCAACCAGTCGGACCTGATGGCGCAGGCGCTCACGGATCTGCCGAATGTCGTGGTGGATTGGGGCATGCGCTACGGCAATCCGTCCATCGCCTCGAAGATCGACGCGCTGAAGGAGCAGGGTTGCGAGAAAATCCTGCTCTTCCCGCTCTACCCGCAATATGCGGCGGCCACGACGGCAACGGTCAACGACAAGGCTTTCGAGCATCTGATGAAGATGCGCTGGCAGCCAGCGCTTCGCACCGTACCGCCTTACCACGACGATGAAACCTATATCGATGCGCTGGCCAACTCCGTTAAAAACCATCTGGCGACGCTGGATTGGGAGCCGGAAAAGCTGATCGCCTCCTTCCACGGCATTCCGCAATCCTATTTCAAGCAGGGCGATCCCTACCACTGCCAGTGCATGAAGACCGGTCGCCTGCTGCGCGAAAGGCTGGGGCTGGAGAAGGACCGTTTCATGATCACCTTCCAGTCCCGTTTCGGACCGGAGGAATGGCTGCAGCCTTATACCGACAAGACGGTCGAGAAGTTGGCATCGGAAGGCGTCAAGCGCATCGCGGTGATGAATCCGGGCTTCGTTTCCGATTGTCTCGAGACGCTGGAAGAAATTGCAGGTGAAGCGGGAGAAATCTTCCTTCACAATGGCGGCGAGAAATTTACCCATATTCCTTGCCTAAACGACAGTGCGGATGGTATGCGGGTTCTCGAAAAAGTTGTACGCAGGGAGTTGCAGGGCTGGGTCTGA
- a CDS encoding SPFH domain-containing protein, with product MPDLSGFDIVVIVAVVLVILTLFAGIKTVPQGYRYTVERFGRYTRTMEPGLNIITPYIERIGARMNVMEQVLDIPTQEVITKDNASVSADAVAFFQVLNAAQAAYQIANLEFAIQNLTMTNIRSVMGSMDLDELLSNRDAINDRLLRVVDEAVGPWGIKVTRIEIKDIAPPKDLVDSMARQMKAEREKRAQVLEAEGSRNAQILRAEGAKQSAILQAEGQREAAFRDAEARERLAEAEANATRVVSEAIAAGDIHAINYFIAQKYTEALADIGTAKNSKIVLMPIEASSLIGSLGGIGAIAKEVFGKDSDGPVPDEQPHNRTGRSSVPTSSRTGSTPSGQTINVSIPGNPFGTSRDS from the coding sequence ATGCCTGATCTGAGCGGTTTCGATATTGTCGTCATTGTTGCCGTCGTCCTTGTCATTCTAACCCTCTTTGCCGGTATCAAGACCGTGCCGCAGGGCTACCGTTACACGGTGGAGCGCTTCGGGCGTTACACCCGCACCATGGAGCCGGGCCTCAACATCATCACGCCCTATATCGAGCGCATCGGCGCGCGAATGAATGTGATGGAGCAGGTGCTCGACATTCCGACCCAGGAAGTCATCACCAAGGATAATGCCAGCGTGTCTGCGGATGCGGTGGCCTTCTTTCAGGTGCTGAACGCCGCGCAGGCCGCGTATCAGATCGCCAATCTGGAATTCGCCATCCAGAACCTGACCATGACGAATATTCGTTCCGTCATGGGTTCGATGGATCTGGACGAGCTTCTCTCCAACCGCGATGCGATCAACGACCGCCTGCTGCGCGTGGTGGATGAGGCCGTTGGCCCATGGGGCATCAAGGTCACCCGCATCGAAATCAAGGATATCGCGCCGCCGAAGGATCTGGTGGATTCCATGGCCCGCCAGATGAAGGCGGAGCGCGAGAAGCGCGCGCAGGTTCTGGAAGCGGAAGGCTCGCGTAATGCGCAGATTCTGCGGGCGGAAGGTGCCAAGCAATCCGCCATTCTTCAGGCTGAAGGCCAGCGCGAAGCCGCCTTCCGCGATGCCGAGGCACGCGAACGTCTGGCCGAAGCCGAAGCCAACGCCACGCGCGTGGTGTCGGAAGCGATTGCCGCGGGCGATATCCACGCCATCAACTACTTCATTGCGCAGAAATACACCGAAGCATTGGCCGATATCGGCACCGCTAAGAACTCGAAGATCGTGCTGATGCCGATCGAGGCTTCCTCGCTGATCGGTTCGCTCGGCGGTATAGGCGCAATTGCCAAGGAAGTCTTCGGCAAGGACAGCGACGGCCCGGTGCCAGACGAACAGCCACACAACAGGACGGGCCGCTCCTCCGTGCCGACATCCAGCCGCACAGGCAGCACGCCGAGCGGTCAGACCATCAATGTCAGCATTCCCGGCAATCCTTTCGGCACTTCAAGGGATAGCTGA
- the galU gene encoding UTP--glucose-1-phosphate uridylyltransferase GalU, protein MVEQKKIRKAVFPVAGLGTRFLPATKAVPKEMLTVVDKPVIQYVVDEAAEAGIEHFVFVTGRGKAVIEDYFDIQFELEQMLRERNKNAELTLLADLLPKAGTASFTRQQVPLGLGHAVWCARDIVGDEPFAVLLPDMIMHSQKSCLKGMVDLYDQTGGNVIAVQECDPDQAHKYGIVGKGASVGEGFKITEMVEKPAKGTAPSNFYINGRYILQPEIFGILENQERGAGNEIQLTDGMLTLAKSQEFAGYHFKGETFDCGAKDGFILANLAFALERGDIRPSIEEPLKAMVSKLK, encoded by the coding sequence GTGGTAGAACAAAAGAAAATTCGGAAGGCAGTATTTCCCGTAGCTGGCCTTGGAACCCGTTTCTTGCCGGCAACGAAAGCTGTTCCGAAGGAAATGCTGACCGTGGTGGACAAGCCGGTCATCCAGTATGTGGTGGATGAGGCGGCTGAAGCGGGCATCGAGCATTTCGTGTTCGTAACCGGTCGCGGCAAGGCCGTGATCGAAGACTATTTCGATATTCAGTTCGAACTTGAGCAGATGCTGCGCGAGCGCAACAAGAATGCAGAGCTGACGCTACTTGCAGACTTGCTGCCGAAGGCTGGTACCGCAAGCTTTACCCGCCAGCAGGTGCCGCTCGGTCTCGGCCATGCCGTGTGGTGCGCGCGCGATATCGTTGGCGATGAGCCCTTTGCGGTTCTTCTGCCGGACATGATCATGCATTCGCAGAAAAGCTGCCTCAAGGGCATGGTCGATCTTTACGATCAGACCGGCGGCAACGTCATTGCCGTGCAGGAATGCGATCCGGATCAGGCCCACAAATACGGCATCGTCGGCAAGGGCGCTTCCGTCGGTGAAGGCTTCAAGATCACCGAGATGGTGGAAAAGCCTGCCAAGGGCACGGCGCCTTCCAACTTCTACATCAACGGTCGTTACATTCTTCAGCCGGAAATCTTCGGCATTCTGGAGAACCAGGAACGCGGTGCGGGCAACGAAATCCAGTTGACGGACGGCATGCTGACGCTTGCCAAGTCTCAGGAATTTGCCGGTTACCACTTCAAGGGCGAAACCTTCGACTGCGGCGCAAAGGACGGCTTCATTCTGGCCAATCTCGCTTTCGCTTTGGAACGCGGCGACATCCGCCCGTCCATCGAAGAGCCGCTGAAGGCCATGGTCAGCAAGCTTAAGTAA
- a CDS encoding DUF459 domain-containing protein: protein MTIKDARPFRNTMKRGNVALLAIVLCLPALGEQAHAQEMRERRTLMEMLFGGPNQYNDRLYAPDRREQRTRRPPPPRQNRAVTRPPAPRNTPSVVQMRTAKPAPVEKLENARRVLVVGDFLAGAMGEALVSTFESSPAIVVDVRSNGSSGLVRTDYYDWFANLPQFISETKPATIVIMMGSNDRQQMEFNGTKEKYGTDIWFKEYERRIDALINLAKRQQVPVLWVGLPAFQSPSLTADFVGFNRLYRNHIEKLGGEFVDVWDGFVDEGGKFVTTGYDVNGQQARLREADGIGLTQAGKQKLAFYVEKFVRRHLDGAGPDLMKLDGSNLPSLTSLPALGIDAQQVRTQPISLTDPDLDGGDKLLGDRPAAKFSVVETPRERLTKRGLMEDAPLGRVDDYRVPAQNETASK, encoded by the coding sequence ATGACCATCAAAGACGCACGCCCATTTCGAAACACCATGAAGCGCGGCAATGTCGCGCTTCTGGCGATTGTGCTTTGCCTGCCCGCTTTGGGGGAGCAGGCACATGCGCAGGAAATGCGCGAACGCCGCACCCTGATGGAAATGCTGTTTGGTGGCCCGAACCAGTATAATGACCGCCTTTACGCGCCGGATCGCCGGGAGCAGCGCACCCGCCGCCCACCGCCACCGCGCCAGAACCGCGCCGTGACGCGACCTCCGGCTCCGCGCAACACACCTTCCGTCGTGCAGATGCGCACCGCCAAGCCCGCGCCGGTGGAAAAGCTCGAAAATGCCCGCCGCGTTCTCGTCGTCGGCGATTTTCTGGCAGGCGCGATGGGCGAGGCGCTGGTTTCCACCTTCGAAAGCTCACCGGCCATTGTCGTCGATGTCCGCTCCAACGGCTCATCCGGTCTCGTTCGGACGGATTATTACGACTGGTTCGCCAATCTCCCGCAATTCATTTCCGAAACGAAGCCTGCCACCATCGTCATCATGATGGGCTCCAATGACCGCCAGCAGATGGAGTTCAACGGTACCAAGGAGAAATACGGCACCGACATCTGGTTCAAGGAATATGAGCGGCGCATCGATGCACTGATCAACCTTGCCAAGCGCCAGCAGGTGCCGGTGCTGTGGGTGGGGCTGCCCGCCTTCCAGTCTCCTTCTCTGACGGCTGATTTCGTCGGCTTCAACCGGCTGTATCGCAACCACATCGAAAAGCTGGGTGGCGAATTCGTCGATGTATGGGATGGTTTCGTAGATGAGGGCGGAAAATTCGTCACCACGGGTTATGACGTCAACGGCCAGCAGGCGCGCCTGCGCGAGGCGGATGGCATCGGCCTGACGCAGGCGGGCAAGCAGAAGCTTGCCTTCTACGTGGAAAAATTCGTCCGCCGCCATCTCGACGGCGCAGGCCCGGACCTGATGAAGCTGGACGGCAGCAACCTTCCCTCCCTCACATCGCTTCCCGCCCTTGGCATCGATGCCCAGCAGGTGCGTACCCAACCCATCAGCCTCACCGACCCGGACCTCGACGGCGGTGACAAGCTATTGGGAGACAGACCAGCGGCCAAATTCTCGGTGGTCGAAACCCCGCGCGAGAGACTGACCAAGCGCGGCCTGATGGAAGACGCTCCGCTGGGTCGGGTGGATGATTATCGCGTGCCCGCACAAAACGAGACCGCTTCGAAATAA